In a single window of the Ignavibacteria bacterium genome:
- a CDS encoding T9SS type A sorting domain-containing protein encodes MNLLKTLLITFILTYTPNLFTQFDHVQDAHKHVVKEAWNLLKVSYPVIDYFEMKTWMIDNGNNGPWYMYDKGRILAGAYREDDEDLIYNYTCWNVASSTHFWKVRTPDNPNEFGTFSLDECLIAHCNVPASAWNRLELYKNGGWIFKKQYTLPNGDPITSVTFNLWEGGTYEVVSFGPIGMRYQGLITGPNNLYETGYMEITGRYVDYNGTWENYNPPLRVRLGDSRKYFVYEIFGRMTHCLVDQSVPAHTHLDAHPDGFPCYRGDSYETRMDGQYQNYTAANTGGQFVNPYGYGVDPVFYLAFTMNQIASRFPSNDADGESEYNQPPLFTSQFLNGAPFWDRNIFSQHGENGISQSNFETIAHYCMKNAIRLTAGLLYWFTVETGQTANSPPNITNVLKDKPDYNVFWNEKIRLTSQFTGTQPMNFAWEYRRCGSFNGGCQNQSPLPNGLQLSAGTSNSYFEIANSFGVSCPNLYNCYQNTNCTVVGQYPNCENGILNYSIKLTAVNDWGSSQFQFSNPIYPRATFRPPPSGGGGCPFVYVWNSDSTLYMTDNNLLHRSEFDNFANVDITDKYKLQIQPNIINGKFSIQIAEHENDHDYIDMVKLYAVDHPLGTKIAVTEHNDIVMYDTTIVQGPDDANRNGTNITANIQYYYQGKLIVSGNSGDNIYAHYDSSAQSNAAGRFKKKYKNILNSIIPDSMALLGNLDREPIGPKGIGGVAYIFIDPNNHIDRQFAMRENMSEVVIPFSNLNDAVDHVEINWQNDYSVSYFAVVPIAYSGFTLTELSMNAAIHSINNENVTELLTIKDLNYAEMDSSDYITMMFDSIPEPENGWVRDFIIETNGRYTVGNSYSKVLNLRNNNITSNYSFTLHNNYPNPFNPKTVINYDIGTNSFVKVSIYNLLGQLIQVLVNESKVAGQYSVEFDGSNLPSGLYIYKIEAGDYIESKKMLLIK; translated from the coding sequence ATGAATCTCTTAAAAACTTTACTTATTACTTTCATTTTAACTTACACCCCAAATTTATTTACACAGTTTGATCATGTCCAAGATGCACACAAACATGTTGTTAAGGAAGCATGGAATTTATTAAAAGTGAGTTACCCAGTAATTGATTATTTTGAAATGAAAACATGGATGATTGATAATGGAAATAATGGACCTTGGTATATGTATGATAAAGGGCGAATTCTAGCAGGTGCTTACAGAGAAGATGATGAAGACCTAATTTATAATTATACTTGTTGGAATGTAGCGTCTAGTACACATTTTTGGAAAGTACGTACTCCAGACAATCCAAATGAATTCGGCACCTTCTCTTTAGATGAATGTTTGATTGCTCATTGTAATGTCCCCGCTAGTGCTTGGAATAGGTTAGAACTATATAAAAATGGTGGGTGGATTTTTAAAAAACAATATACTTTGCCAAATGGTGATCCAATAACATCAGTTACTTTTAATTTGTGGGAAGGGGGCACTTATGAAGTTGTTAGCTTTGGTCCTATTGGCATGCGTTATCAAGGTTTGATTACAGGACCAAATAATTTGTACGAAACTGGTTATATGGAAATTACGGGACGTTATGTTGATTATAATGGTACTTGGGAAAATTATAATCCGCCTCTGAGAGTTAGATTAGGCGATTCAAGAAAATATTTTGTCTATGAAATTTTTGGAAGGATGACACATTGCTTAGTTGACCAAAGTGTTCCTGCACACACACATTTAGATGCTCACCCTGACGGTTTTCCTTGTTACAGGGGTGATTCTTATGAGACAAGAATGGACGGGCAGTATCAAAATTACACTGCTGCTAATACTGGAGGACAATTTGTAAATCCGTACGGTTACGGTGTTGACCCGGTTTTCTATTTGGCTTTTACAATGAACCAAATAGCCAGCAGGTTTCCTAGTAATGATGCAGATGGAGAATCTGAATACAACCAACCACCATTATTTACAAGCCAATTTTTAAATGGAGCGCCATTTTGGGATAGGAATATTTTTTCTCAACATGGTGAAAATGGAATTTCACAATCAAATTTTGAAACAATAGCCCATTACTGTATGAAAAATGCGATTAGGTTAACAGCAGGATTATTGTATTGGTTCACAGTTGAAACAGGCCAAACAGCAAATTCACCTCCTAACATTACTAACGTTTTAAAAGACAAACCTGATTACAATGTTTTTTGGAATGAAAAGATCCGTCTTACTAGCCAATTTACAGGCACGCAACCAATGAATTTTGCATGGGAATATAGAAGGTGCGGTAGCTTTAACGGCGGATGTCAAAATCAGTCCCCCTTACCAAATGGACTTCAATTATCTGCAGGTACTTCAAATTCGTATTTCGAAATTGCAAACAGCTTTGGAGTTAGTTGTCCTAATCTCTATAATTGTTATCAAAATACAAATTGCACGGTTGTTGGTCAATATCCTAATTGTGAAAATGGCATCCTGAACTATTCAATAAAATTAACAGCCGTGAATGATTGGGGTTCTTCGCAATTTCAATTTTCCAATCCAATATATCCGCGTGCAACTTTTCGACCCCCACCCTCAGGCGGTGGTGGCTGCCCATTTGTATATGTTTGGAACAGTGATTCAACATTGTATATGACTGACAACAATCTGTTACACCGTTCAGAATTCGATAATTTTGCGAATGTTGATATAACTGACAAATATAAACTTCAAATTCAACCAAACATAATAAACGGAAAATTCTCAATTCAAATTGCTGAACATGAAAACGACCATGATTATATTGATATGGTTAAACTTTATGCTGTTGACCATCCGCTTGGCACAAAAATTGCGGTAACAGAACACAATGATATCGTTATGTATGATACTACTATCGTGCAAGGGCCAGATGACGCAAATAGAAACGGGACGAATATAACTGCTAATATACAATATTATTACCAAGGCAAATTGATCGTATCGGGGAATTCCGGAGATAATATTTACGCACATTATGATTCATCAGCGCAATCAAATGCCGCAGGTAGGTTCAAAAAGAAATATAAAAACATACTAAACAGTATTATTCCTGACAGCATGGCTTTATTAGGAAATCTTGATAGAGAACCCATTGGCCCCAAAGGCATAGGCGGTGTTGCTTATATTTTTATTGACCCAAATAATCATATTGATAGACAATTTGCGATGAGAGAAAATATGTCAGAAGTTGTGATTCCTTTTTCAAATTTAAATGATGCAGTAGATCATGTAGAAATTAACTGGCAAAACGATTATTCAGTTTCTTATTTCGCAGTAGTTCCTATTGCGTACAGCGGCTTTACATTAACAGAGTTATCAATGAATGCAGCTATTCATTCAATAAACAACGAGAATGTTACAGAGCTCCTCACCATAAAAGATTTAAACTATGCTGAAATGGATAGTTCAGATTATATTACTATGATGTTTGATTCAATACCTGAACCTGAAAATGGCTGGGTTAGAGATTTTATAATTGAAACCAACGGAAGATATACAGTAGGAAATAGCTATTCAAAAGTTTTAAATTTGAGAAATAACAATATCACTTCAAATTACAGTTTTACGCTTCATAACAATTACCCAAATCCTTTTAATCCTAAAACTGTGATTAACTATGATATAGGCACAAATTCATTTGTTAAAGTTAGCATTTACAATCTTTTAGGGCAATTGATACAGGTATTGGTAAATGAAAGTAAGGTGGCCGGACAATATTCTGTAGAATTTGACGGATCAAATTTACCCAGTGGTTTATACATTTACAAAATTGAGGCAGGTGATTATATTGAGTCTAAGAAAATGTTACTTATAAAATGA
- the ychF gene encoding redox-regulated ATPase YchF, with the protein MGLKCGIVGLPNVGKSTLFNCLTSSQQAEAANYPFCTIEPNIGVVTVPDKRVDELVKLYNSKKIVKTVIEFVDIAGLVAGASKGEGLGNKFLSHIREVDAIVHIVRCFENENVIHVNNKVDPKADIEIIETELILKDIETIEAKIQKTEKGLKTGDKKIKDEYASYIELKKHLESGRLAKYYINEYKKTHSPDDYKHLHELNLLTDKHVLYVANVDDKNIGGNEYSKIVQEIAQKEGEEAIVLSVGIESEISQLEPDEKTEFLKELGIEEAGLDKLIHTAYHLLGLKTFFTAGEKEVHAWTFVQGTKAPQAAGIIHTDFEHGFIRAEIMSYDDLVKLGSEHAVKEKGLMRVEGKEYEVKDGDVVYFRFNV; encoded by the coding sequence ATGGGCTTAAAATGCGGTATCGTAGGATTACCGAACGTAGGTAAATCAACCCTGTTCAATTGCTTAACTTCATCCCAGCAGGCAGAAGCTGCCAATTATCCGTTCTGCACAATAGAACCTAACATCGGTGTTGTAACCGTACCTGATAAGCGTGTTGATGAGCTGGTAAAGCTGTACAACTCCAAAAAAATTGTAAAAACGGTAATTGAGTTCGTTGATATAGCGGGACTCGTTGCAGGCGCATCAAAAGGCGAGGGGCTTGGCAACAAATTCCTTTCGCACATCCGTGAAGTTGACGCAATTGTTCACATTGTGCGCTGCTTCGAAAATGAAAATGTCATTCACGTTAACAACAAGGTTGACCCTAAGGCTGATATTGAGATAATAGAGACAGAGCTTATCTTAAAGGATATTGAAACAATTGAGGCAAAGATACAGAAGACTGAAAAAGGGCTTAAGACCGGCGATAAGAAGATAAAGGATGAATATGCAAGCTACATTGAGCTGAAAAAACATCTTGAATCAGGCAGGCTTGCAAAGTATTACATCAATGAATACAAAAAAACGCATTCGCCTGATGACTACAAACATCTGCATGAGCTGAACCTGTTAACCGATAAACATGTGCTGTATGTTGCCAACGTTGATGATAAAAATATAGGAGGCAATGAGTACTCTAAGATAGTACAGGAAATAGCGCAAAAGGAAGGTGAAGAAGCTATAGTTCTTTCGGTAGGTATTGAATCTGAAATATCACAGCTTGAGCCTGATGAGAAGACTGAGTTCTTAAAAGAGCTTGGTATTGAAGAAGCAGGACTTGATAAGCTGATACATACAGCATATCATTTACTGGGACTTAAAACATTTTTCACAGCAGGCGAAAAGGAAGTACATGCATGGACCTTTGTGCAGGGCACAAAGGCGCCGCAGGCGGCGGGTATTATTCACACAGATTTTGAGCACGGTTTCATACGCGCTGAAATTATGAGCTATGACGACCTTGTAAAGCTTGGCAGCGAGCATGCAGTTAAGGAAAAAGGTCTTATGCGTGTTGAAGGCAAGGAATACGAAGTGAAAGATGGTGACGTTGTGTACTTCAGGTTTAATGTGTAA
- a CDS encoding GWxTD domain-containing protein has translation MRILYTIILQIALFLSLFISPAASQEFHPKPELFNLDILNFYSTEGTRSRVDIYVEIPLKNMEFKKSKTIKNTYISKFDLNIDVKDKAGNVIYNNVSKEEVSTQETGQEYLSQNAQILTRNMFLPPGDYEVFVSVYEQSTKNKTEKKREVTVEDYSTPPLSISDVMIVSRLSSNDGKKIITPDVGRNVAAIDTFYLFYYVYKNNDDEKIELNCRILDPEKKEVYNKKEVLDVTSGISFQNQVFMAVPTAEFGYGKYTIEITAASNNYNSTTDSWFENLSLDFPLPMKDIDILVEQLQYIAKGDEMDFIRDGKTDVEKQKRFLDFWKKKDPSPNTKRNEVMQEYYRRITAANKFFGNVYTQGWRTDMGMVYVIFGEPNNIERHPYDMDSKPYEIWEYYQDNKQFVFVDNTGFGDYRLVSPIWDTFRYENYR, from the coding sequence ATGAGAATATTATATACTATAATACTGCAGATAGCCCTCTTTCTCAGTTTATTCATAAGTCCTGCAGCTTCACAGGAATTTCATCCGAAGCCTGAGCTGTTTAACCTGGATATACTGAATTTTTATTCCACCGAAGGTACGCGTTCACGCGTGGATATATACGTTGAAATTCCGCTTAAGAACATGGAATTCAAAAAATCCAAAACAATCAAGAATACATATATTTCGAAGTTTGACCTGAATATAGATGTTAAAGATAAAGCCGGTAATGTTATTTACAACAATGTTTCCAAAGAAGAAGTAAGCACACAGGAAACAGGACAGGAGTACCTTTCACAAAATGCGCAGATATTAACCCGCAATATGTTCCTTCCGCCGGGTGATTATGAAGTGTTCGTTTCTGTTTATGAGCAGAGCACAAAGAACAAGACCGAAAAAAAGCGGGAAGTTACGGTTGAAGATTATTCAACACCGCCGCTTAGCATTAGTGATGTTATGATAGTATCCAGGCTTTCTTCAAATGACGGTAAAAAGATAATAACACCTGATGTCGGCAGAAACGTTGCCGCAATTGATACATTTTACCTGTTCTATTATGTTTATAAAAATAACGATGATGAAAAAATAGAACTGAACTGCAGGATACTTGACCCGGAAAAGAAGGAAGTTTACAATAAAAAGGAAGTGCTTGATGTAACCAGCGGAATATCTTTCCAGAACCAGGTATTTATGGCTGTGCCAACAGCGGAATTCGGTTACGGGAAATATACAATTGAAATAACCGCAGCCAGCAATAATTACAACTCTACAACTGATTCATGGTTTGAGAACCTGAGCCTTGACTTTCCGCTGCCGATGAAGGATATAGATATACTTGTTGAGCAGCTTCAGTATATTGCAAAAGGCGATGAAATGGATTTTATCCGCGACGGCAAAACAGATGTTGAAAAGCAAAAAAGATTCCTTGATTTCTGGAAGAAGAAGGATCCCAGCCCCAACACCAAGCGTAATGAAGTAATGCAGGAATACTACAGAAGGATAACGGCTGCAAATAAATTCTTCGGGAATGTTTATACGCAGGGGTGGAGAACTGATATGGGAATGGTTTATGTGATATTCGGTGAGCCTAATAATATAGAAAGACATCCGTATGATATGGATTCCAAACCGTACGAGATATGGGAATACTACCAGGATAACAAGCAGTTTGTATTTGTGGATAATACGGGGTTTGGTGACTACAGGCTGGTCTCGCCGATTTGGGATACTTTCAGGTATGAAAATTACAGGTAA